In Deferribacter desulfuricans SSM1, the following are encoded in one genomic region:
- a CDS encoding twin-arginine translocation signal domain-containing protein, with protein MKPKKSRREFLKLGALATVGAVTVLKGKKLMARSVDTAESEILYRETEDFKKYYASLRD; from the coding sequence ATGAAACCTAAAAAAAGCAGGAGAGAGTTTTTAAAGTTAGGTGCTTTGGCCACTGTGGGAGCTGTTACTGTTTTAAAGGGGAAGAAGTTAATGGCGAGAAGTGTTGATACAGCTGAAAGTGAGATTCTATATCGTGAGACAGAAGATTTTAAAAAGTATTATGCTTCGCTTAGGGATTAG
- a CDS encoding TorD/DmsD family molecular chaperone — MSAEIDNTRMFFYDLIKSFFYTEPTEELYEKWIEIFKSMKSEELLFDDRFQQMLGFFDEVFKNYDYEKLKNEYYELFVNPFSDNLINLNASFYLDGKNFGETLVKLRDFLWKREIVKDEEFKDSEDSIVFLSDTMIYLIKSKSELSEQIEFFEKFIEPFFLEFAKALKNHPQAYFYASCGALIDFMLDVEKSLLSEGNLNGGAYET; from the coding sequence ATGTCCGCTGAGATAGATAACACCAGAATGTTTTTTTATGACTTGATAAAATCGTTTTTTTATACCGAGCCCACAGAAGAGCTTTATGAAAAATGGATTGAAATTTTTAAATCGATGAAAAGTGAAGAGCTATTGTTTGATGATAGGTTTCAGCAGATGTTAGGTTTTTTTGATGAGGTTTTTAAAAATTATGATTATGAAAAGCTAAAAAATGAATACTATGAGCTTTTTGTAAATCCTTTTTCAGATAATCTTATAAATCTAAACGCTTCGTTTTATCTTGATGGTAAAAATTTTGGAGAAACACTTGTAAAATTAAGGGATTTTTTGTGGAAAAGGGAAATTGTAAAAGATGAAGAGTTTAAAGACTCTGAAGATTCAATAGTTTTTCTTTCTGATACTATGATTTATCTGATTAAAAGTAAGTCAGAACTTTCTGAGCAGATAGAGTTTTTTGAAAAGTTTATAGAGCCTTTTTTCTTAGAATTTGCAAAAGCATTAAAAAATCATCCTCAAGCTTATTTTTACGCCAGCTGTGGCGCTTTAATAGATTTTATGTTGGATGTGGAAAAAAGTCTTTTATCAGAAGGTAACTTAAATGGAGGTGCTTATGAAACCTAA
- a CDS encoding 4Fe-4S binding protein produces MGEIKQCNCLDFLSGLLKNSYLKAETLRKELTDVREYNITIAPRIAIISNSVDFLNKSIESYSGLFEVIPIYMGKLTFRECYTAYDIKIEGKEYKYKIFIKSYAPIDFEKCSWCGECFKVCPENAIDLDLNIDYGLCSLCKKCEQVCKDNAITIDRLESIEYDVSFIITDDKKILSDVLTEWGKVYDINELDKVFEKVGEFNVLEIVKHDNDICQYSPKLDYGCKRCIESCEYEAISTDDEGIVVNHLNCVGCGKCISVCPTGAMQNGYLKDETFVKYFQTLDLPKDIFVVLGEEEELRKFCWVNDINKLENLILLPLDPRYFNTFHYLFLFAIGASKVFILNERLKENEQIKFSNKLLEFLFKYKEFISILDNYRLNKQSELINPLKNLYKNFSFSTRRKKLAAILQFLYKESIVSNILIKDNILDIFGNVLLDKDECTLCLACVNHCKIGALVAKEEDFSLNHTPAFCIQCGICEYVCPENAIEIASGLLLADEFFSMKVLNKDEPMVCPECGKVFGNKKSYDSVVVKLKAAGLFETKGTYLNYCESCRVKKLFEEGADVR; encoded by the coding sequence ATGGGAGAAATAAAACAGTGTAATTGTTTAGATTTTCTATCCGGACTATTAAAAAATTCTTATTTAAAAGCTGAAACTTTGCGCAAAGAACTAACAGATGTTAGAGAATATAATATTACGATTGCTCCAAGAATTGCTATTATTTCAAACAGTGTTGATTTTTTAAATAAATCTATCGAAAGTTACTCAGGATTATTTGAGGTAATCCCCATTTATATGGGAAAATTAACATTTCGAGAGTGTTATACCGCTTATGATATAAAAATTGAAGGTAAAGAGTATAAATATAAAATTTTTATTAAATCTTATGCGCCTATAGATTTTGAAAAGTGCAGCTGGTGTGGTGAATGTTTTAAAGTATGCCCTGAAAATGCTATAGATTTAGATTTAAACATCGATTACGGCCTTTGCTCCCTATGTAAGAAATGTGAACAAGTTTGTAAAGATAATGCCATAACTATCGATAGATTAGAAAGTATAGAATATGATGTTTCATTTATTATCACTGATGACAAAAAGATTTTATCAGATGTTTTAACTGAGTGGGGAAAAGTTTATGACATAAATGAACTTGATAAGGTTTTTGAGAAAGTAGGGGAGTTTAATGTTTTAGAAATTGTAAAGCATGACAATGATATCTGCCAATATTCTCCAAAACTTGATTACGGATGTAAAAGATGTATTGAATCGTGTGAATACGAAGCTATCTCTACTGATGATGAGGGGATTGTTGTTAATCATTTAAATTGTGTTGGTTGTGGCAAATGCATATCGGTTTGTCCAACTGGAGCTATGCAAAATGGCTATCTAAAAGATGAGACATTTGTCAAATATTTTCAGACATTAGATTTACCAAAAGATATCTTTGTAGTATTGGGGGAGGAGGAAGAACTTAGAAAATTTTGCTGGGTAAATGATATAAATAAGCTTGAAAACTTAATACTTTTGCCGTTAGATCCTAGATATTTTAACACTTTTCATTATCTATTTTTGTTTGCAATTGGAGCTTCAAAGGTTTTTATCTTAAACGAAAGGCTAAAAGAGAACGAACAGATAAAGTTTAGCAATAAATTACTTGAGTTTTTATTTAAATATAAAGAATTTATTTCGATTTTAGACAACTATAGATTAAATAAACAAAGTGAGTTAATTAATCCACTTAAAAATCTTTATAAAAACTTCAGTTTTAGCACGAGAAGGAAAAAGTTAGCTGCTATTTTACAATTTTTGTATAAAGAGTCAATTGTATCAAATATTCTTATTAAAGATAACATCTTGGACATTTTTGGAAATGTACTTCTTGATAAAGATGAATGTACACTATGCCTTGCGTGTGTAAACCATTGTAAAATTGGTGCATTGGTTGCAAAAGAGGAAGATTTTTCATTAAATCATACCCCTGCGTTTTGTATTCAGTGTGGTATTTGTGAATATGTTTGTCCTGAAAATGCCATTGAAATAGCAAGTGGGCTCTTATTGGCAGATGAATTTTTTAGTATGAAAGTTTTAAATAAAGATGAGCCGATGGTTTGTCCTGAATGTGGGAAAGTCTTTGGGAATAAGAAAAGTTATGACTCAGTAGTTGTCAAGCTGAAAGCTGCTGGTTTGTTTGAAACAAAAGGGACTTATCTTAATTACTGTGAAAGTTGTAGAGTGAAAAAACTTTTTGAAGAGGGAGCTGATGTCCGCTGA